The Streptomyces pactum genome contains a region encoding:
- a CDS encoding PhoX family protein, with amino-acid sequence MRKLLPLIGTPSGSHPGGRSAMTCRFRCGDACFHEVPNTSSNEYVGDVIAGALSRRSMMRAAAVVTVAAAGAGAVGVAGAPSAQAAPAAGKGHGAGHGKPSKTQGARGLRFAPVAPNTDDVVTVPEGYRQDVVIRWGEPILRGAPAFDPEKQSAKAQAGQFGYNNDFLALLPLRGEHGRQVLVANHEYTDEVLMFRDYDPENPTREQVEIAWAAHGLSAVVVEEERRSGKLTPVVRHRLNRRVTATSEFRLTGPAAGSDLVKTSADRTGRKVLGTLNNCSGGTTPWGTTLHGEENFNQYFANSSRPTDKRYGIGTGATERKWERFDKRFDVAREPNEVHRFGYVVELDPYDPESTPRKHTLLGRFKHEAATVRLTHDGRPVVYTGDDERFDYFYKFVGSKRMRHGNSRWAREHNLSLLDEGTLYVAKLSGDSPSIEIDGTGQLPSDGEFDGGGRWIPLVTATEDGAVSHVEGMTAEEVCVFTRLAGDKVGATKMDRPEDIEPSPKTGKVYVALTNNSNRGKAGYAGPDEANPRNGNKHGHVLELTERWNRADATSFAWSLFLVAGDPEDPATYFAGFPKDRVSPISCPDNVAFDDHGNLWLSTDGNALGSHDGLFGVATRGDRRGELKQFLTVPTGAETCGPIIQDRRVLVAVQHPGEVDGASVAEPASTWPDGPGTYVRPAVVAVWREDGRDIGV; translated from the coding sequence GTGCGCAAGCTGCTGCCGTTGATCGGAACGCCGTCCGGTTCGCATCCCGGCGGCCGGTCCGCCATGACCTGCCGTTTCCGGTGTGGTGACGCCTGCTTCCACGAGGTGCCCAACACCAGCTCGAACGAGTACGTCGGCGACGTCATCGCCGGCGCGCTCAGCCGCCGCTCCATGATGCGCGCCGCCGCCGTCGTCACCGTCGCCGCGGCGGGTGCCGGGGCCGTGGGCGTGGCGGGGGCGCCGTCGGCGCAGGCCGCGCCGGCGGCCGGGAAGGGGCACGGCGCGGGGCACGGGAAACCGTCGAAGACGCAGGGGGCCCGCGGGCTGCGGTTCGCGCCCGTCGCACCCAACACCGACGACGTCGTCACCGTCCCGGAGGGGTACCGGCAGGACGTCGTGATCCGCTGGGGCGAGCCGATCCTGCGCGGGGCGCCCGCCTTCGACCCGGAGAAGCAGAGCGCGAAGGCGCAGGCGGGGCAGTTCGGGTACAACAACGACTTCCTCGCGCTGCTGCCGCTGCGTGGTGAGCACGGCCGGCAGGTCCTCGTCGCCAACCACGAGTACACCGACGAGGTGCTCATGTTCCGCGACTACGACCCCGAGAACCCGACCCGCGAGCAGGTCGAGATCGCCTGGGCCGCGCACGGCCTGTCCGCCGTGGTGGTGGAGGAGGAGCGCCGGAGCGGGAAGCTGACGCCCGTGGTCCGGCACCGCCTCAACCGGCGCGTCACCGCGACGAGCGAGTTCCGGCTGACCGGCCCGGCCGCCGGGTCGGACCTGGTGAAGACCTCCGCCGACCGCACCGGCCGCAAGGTCCTCGGCACCCTCAACAACTGCTCCGGCGGCACCACCCCGTGGGGCACGACGCTGCACGGCGAGGAGAACTTCAACCAGTACTTCGCCAACAGCAGCCGGCCGACGGACAAGCGCTACGGCATCGGCACCGGCGCCACCGAGCGCAAGTGGGAGCGGTTCGACAAGCGGTTCGACGTCGCCCGGGAGCCGAACGAGGTGCACCGCTTCGGGTACGTCGTCGAGCTGGACCCGTACGACCCGGAGTCGACTCCGCGCAAGCACACCCTGCTCGGCCGCTTCAAGCACGAGGCGGCGACCGTGCGGCTGACCCACGACGGGCGCCCGGTCGTCTACACCGGCGACGACGAGCGGTTCGACTACTTCTACAAGTTCGTCGGCAGCAAGCGGATGCGGCACGGGAACTCCCGCTGGGCGCGGGAGCACAACCTGTCGCTGCTCGACGAGGGCACCCTCTACGTCGCCAAGCTCTCCGGCGACTCCCCCTCGATCGAGATCGACGGCACGGGCCAACTGCCGAGCGACGGCGAGTTCGACGGCGGCGGCCGCTGGATCCCGCTGGTCACCGCCACCGAGGACGGCGCCGTCTCGCACGTCGAGGGCATGACCGCCGAGGAGGTCTGCGTCTTCACGCGGCTGGCCGGTGACAAGGTCGGCGCCACCAAGATGGACCGGCCCGAGGACATCGAGCCCTCGCCGAAGACCGGCAAGGTGTACGTCGCCCTCACCAACAACTCCAACCGCGGCAAGGCCGGTTACGCCGGTCCCGACGAGGCCAACCCCCGCAACGGCAACAAGCACGGCCACGTCCTGGAGCTGACCGAGCGCTGGAACCGGGCCGACGCCACCAGCTTCGCCTGGTCGCTGTTCCTCGTCGCCGGCGACCCGGAGGACCCGGCGACCTACTTCGCGGGCTTCCCGAAGGACCGGGTCAGCCCGATCTCCTGCCCCGACAACGTCGCCTTCGACGACCACGGCAACCTGTGGCTGTCCACCGACGGCAACGCGCTCGGCAGCCACGACGGTCTCTTCGGCGTCGCGACCAGGGGCGACCGGCGCGGTGAGCTGAAGCAGTTCCTGACGGTGCCGACCGGTGCGGAGACCTGCGGTCCGATCATCCAGGACCGGCGGGTGCTGGTCGCCGTGCAGCACCCGGGCGAGGTGGACGGCGCCTCCGTGGCGGAGCCGGCCAGCACCTGGCCGGACGGACCCGGGACGTACGTGCGCCCGGCGGTCGTGGCGGTGTGGCGCGAGGACGGGCGCGACATCGGCGTCTGA